A genomic region of Exiguobacterium oxidotolerans JCM 12280 contains the following coding sequences:
- a CDS encoding GNAT family N-acetyltransferase, whose translation MEMTIERVNDFDGYNWLPLLAKSSQEGFRFIEYMLRNRRDETFQEPGEALFIVLSSIGQPIACGGYTKQPHEASTGRIRHVYVLPEARSKGVGTRLLEKMIQEAFLSYDRLILFSDAADGFYRRLGFVPASGEKITHALVKSNDREQV comes from the coding sequence ATGGAGATGACGATTGAACGTGTAAACGATTTTGATGGATACAATTGGTTACCTTTACTTGCGAAAAGCTCGCAGGAAGGATTTCGATTCATCGAGTACATGTTACGGAACCGCCGCGACGAAACCTTTCAAGAGCCCGGCGAGGCGCTATTCATCGTCCTTTCGTCGATCGGGCAACCCATCGCCTGTGGTGGTTATACGAAACAACCGCATGAAGCTTCGACCGGCCGGATTCGGCACGTCTATGTGTTACCGGAAGCACGGTCCAAAGGAGTCGGAACGAGATTACTCGAGAAGATGATCCAGGAAGCTTTCTTAAGTTATGACCGGCTCATACTCTTCTCTGATGCCGCAGATGGTTTTTATCGTCGTCTTGGATTCGTACCTGCATCCGGTGAGAAAATAACCCATGCACTAGTAAAATCGAACGATCGGGAACAGGTATAA
- a CDS encoding potassium channel family protein, protein MISFLAIFSRLFKGIRRAFQISYFQGLLFLCLLTLVSGTIFYSTEENLSIVDALYFCITTLSTIGHPTFVPTTTLSKIFTMAYITIGCGLFLTLIATLSYVLIKQPDED, encoded by the coding sequence ATGATTTCATTTTTAGCGATTTTTTCACGGTTGTTCAAAGGCATCCGACGAGCGTTTCAGATTTCTTATTTCCAAGGACTCCTGTTCCTCTGTTTGTTGACGTTAGTTTCCGGGACAATTTTCTATAGCACCGAAGAAAATTTATCGATCGTCGATGCTCTCTATTTCTGCATCACGACGCTCAGTACGATCGGTCACCCGACGTTCGTCCCGACGACGACACTTAGTAAAATCTTCACGATGGCCTACATTACGATTGGATGCGGTCTGTTCCTGACCTTGATTGCTACCCTCTCGTACGTATTGATTAAGCAACCCGACGAAGATTGA
- a CDS encoding CTP synthase has translation MTKYIFVTGGVVSSLGKGITAASLARLLKNRGLNVTIQKFDPYINIDPGTMSPYQHGEVFVTDDGAETDLDLGHYERFIDINLSQNANVTSGRIYSTVLKKERRGDYNGGTVQVIPHITNEIKDRVFRAGKETGADVVITEIGGTVGDIESLPFIEAIRQVKNDIGKENVMYVHCTLVPYLAAAGELKTKPTQHSVKELRSYGIQPDIIVLRSEHAVPQEMKDKIALFCDTRPEAVIEAQDASTLYEVPLNLQRQGMDQLVCDYFKFDTPSADMTAWKQLVHTVTHLEKKTKIALVGKYVELRDAYISVAESLKHAGFAFNSDIDIDWINAEDVTRENVAELLGSADGILVPGGFGERGIEGKIEATRFARENNVPFFGICLGMQLATVEFARNVLNLEGAHSAEIDPSTPYPIIDLLPEQKDIEDLGGTLRLGLYPCKLEEGSKARAAYSSELVYERHRHRYEFGNEFREQFEANGMIFSGTSPDGRLVEIIEIPEHKWFVACQFHPELISRPERPQALFHDFIRASLGE, from the coding sequence ATGACAAAGTATATTTTCGTAACCGGTGGGGTAGTATCTTCGCTTGGAAAAGGAATCACGGCCGCTTCACTCGCACGGTTGCTCAAAAACCGTGGTCTGAACGTCACGATTCAAAAATTTGACCCATACATCAACATCGACCCAGGTACGATGAGCCCGTATCAACACGGTGAAGTATTCGTCACGGATGATGGCGCGGAGACCGATCTTGATTTAGGTCACTACGAGCGTTTCATCGACATCAACTTGAGCCAAAACGCAAACGTGACATCCGGTCGCATCTATTCGACGGTTCTCAAAAAAGAGCGTCGCGGTGATTATAACGGCGGAACGGTTCAGGTCATCCCGCACATCACGAATGAGATCAAGGACCGTGTCTTCCGTGCCGGTAAAGAGACAGGCGCAGATGTCGTCATCACGGAGATTGGTGGAACAGTAGGGGATATCGAATCGCTTCCGTTCATCGAAGCCATTCGCCAAGTCAAGAACGATATCGGAAAAGAAAATGTCATGTATGTTCACTGTACGCTCGTCCCGTATCTTGCAGCAGCAGGTGAATTGAAAACAAAACCGACACAACACAGTGTCAAAGAACTCCGCAGTTACGGAATTCAGCCGGACATCATCGTGCTTCGTTCAGAGCATGCGGTCCCGCAAGAAATGAAAGATAAAATCGCACTCTTCTGTGATACACGTCCGGAAGCCGTCATCGAAGCACAAGATGCATCGACACTGTACGAAGTCCCACTCAACTTGCAACGTCAAGGCATGGATCAACTCGTTTGTGATTACTTCAAGTTCGATACACCGTCAGCTGACATGACAGCGTGGAAGCAACTCGTCCATACGGTGACGCATCTTGAGAAGAAAACGAAGATTGCACTCGTCGGAAAATACGTTGAGCTCCGTGACGCGTACATCTCAGTTGCTGAATCGCTCAAACACGCCGGTTTCGCCTTCAATAGTGACATCGACATCGACTGGATCAATGCAGAAGACGTGACGCGTGAAAACGTCGCCGAATTACTTGGTTCAGCAGATGGAATTCTCGTTCCAGGCGGATTCGGAGAACGCGGCATCGAAGGAAAAATCGAAGCGACGCGTTTCGCGCGTGAAAACAACGTTCCGTTCTTCGGTATTTGCCTCGGCATGCAGCTTGCAACAGTCGAATTCGCACGTAACGTCTTGAACCTCGAAGGGGCACACTCGGCTGAAATCGACCCGTCGACACCATATCCGATCATCGACTTGCTCCCTGAACAAAAGGACATCGAAGATCTCGGTGGAACGCTGCGTCTCGGTCTTTACCCGTGTAAGCTTGAAGAAGGTTCAAAAGCACGTGCGGCGTATTCGAGCGAGCTTGTCTACGAACGTCACCGTCACCGTTATGAGTTCGGGAACGAGTTCCGTGAGCAGTTCGAAGCGAACGGCATGATTTTCTCGGGTACGAGTCCGGACGGCCGTCTCGTTGAAATCATCGAGATTCCAGAACACAAATGGTTCGTCGCGTGTCAGTTCCACCCGGAATTGATTTCACGTCCAGAACGTCCGCAAGCACTCTTCCATGACTTCATCCGAGCGTCACTTGGAGAATAA
- a CDS encoding GntR family transcriptional regulator: MTAKYKQVAEQIETDIVNHVYQHTNKLLTEDEYATKYGISRNTVRKAIEILVNKGYVYQVQGSGVFVRDHYNSDYVNLEKLQGLTSDFSGRKVETRVLAFEQTTANEEVAERMKCPVGTPVYYVKRLRLVDDHPFSVEDSYFRKSLVIYLDENIIQKSIYNYLRNDQKLAIGFADRVIYADFLKSDDAVLLELKEDDPALLVDNTVYLTNGQIFDVSRATHHFRHVKMLKVSNIKS, encoded by the coding sequence ATGACCGCCAAGTATAAGCAAGTTGCAGAACAAATCGAGACGGATATCGTAAATCACGTCTATCAACATACAAACAAGTTGCTCACAGAAGACGAATACGCGACAAAATATGGAATCAGCCGTAATACTGTCCGAAAAGCGATTGAGATTCTTGTGAATAAAGGATATGTCTATCAAGTACAAGGGAGTGGGGTGTTCGTTCGGGATCATTACAACAGCGATTATGTGAATCTCGAAAAACTCCAAGGATTGACTAGTGACTTTAGTGGACGGAAAGTCGAAACGCGTGTCCTTGCGTTTGAGCAGACGACAGCAAACGAAGAAGTTGCAGAACGAATGAAGTGTCCGGTCGGAACACCCGTTTATTACGTCAAGCGTCTTCGTCTGGTCGACGATCATCCTTTTTCAGTCGAGGATTCCTATTTTCGTAAAAGTTTAGTCATTTACCTTGATGAAAACATTATTCAGAAATCAATTTATAACTATTTACGTAATGATCAAAAACTCGCGATTGGCTTTGCTGATCGCGTCATCTATGCTGATTTTTTGAAATCAGATGACGCAGTATTACTCGAGCTGAAAGAAGATGATCCAGCCTTGCTCGTCGACAACACTGTGTATTTAACGAATGGTCAAATCTTTGACGTATCACGTGCTACACATCATTTTCGACATGTCAAAATGCTTAAAGTCTCCAATATCAAATCATGA
- a CDS encoding DeoR/GlpR family DNA-binding transcription regulator translates to MGQAERLQKMREWIKTTPELTLDQLVETYQISRDTARRDIIQLESEGDIIRIKNGLVRAGAKRTLKYDQRTEQPEKERIAKRASMRIKQDDRILLDAATTVAKMTAYIPFYSLQVITNSLEIAEQIGERANVDLYVTGGKFDPHARSLVGIKTADDILNYQVDRVFLGACGLTSEGVFAENLEEAIVKKAMIRSGAEVIVLADRTKFDKRFFHKVCSFEQLDVLITNERPSADWEERLHQANVTIEVAKEELT, encoded by the coding sequence ATGGGTCAAGCAGAACGATTACAAAAGATGCGTGAATGGATTAAGACGACGCCGGAGCTGACGCTCGATCAACTGGTCGAAACGTATCAAATTTCGCGGGATACAGCACGGCGTGACATCATTCAGCTGGAAAGTGAAGGCGATATCATTCGCATCAAAAACGGGCTTGTTCGTGCGGGGGCGAAGCGCACCTTGAAGTACGATCAACGGACGGAGCAACCAGAGAAGGAACGGATTGCAAAACGGGCCTCGATGCGAATTAAGCAAGATGACCGGATTTTGCTCGATGCGGCGACGACGGTCGCGAAGATGACGGCGTATATCCCGTTCTATTCCTTACAAGTCATCACCAATTCACTCGAAATCGCGGAGCAGATCGGCGAACGGGCAAACGTCGACTTGTATGTCACAGGTGGCAAGTTCGATCCGCATGCGAGGAGTCTCGTCGGTATCAAAACAGCAGATGACATCCTGAATTATCAAGTCGACCGCGTGTTCCTCGGAGCGTGTGGACTGACAAGTGAAGGGGTATTCGCAGAAAATTTAGAAGAAGCGATCGTCAAAAAGGCGATGATTCGGAGCGGGGCAGAAGTGATCGTCTTAGCCGACCGGACGAAGTTCGACAAACGTTTTTTCCATAAAGTCTGTAGCTTCGAACAACTCGATGTCCTGATTACGAACGAGCGTCCATCTGCGGACTGGGAAGAACGACTACATCAAGCAAACGTCACGATTGAAGTGGCGAAGGAGGAATTGACATGA
- a CDS encoding GGDEF domain-containing protein: protein MTTLFLFTAVYLLPTFIMFYMSVDIFLRNPKRAEHRLLSLFTFAYGMMFLGEFFRNASPIEMSPAFVTYWFGNAGLLVFSTSLHFIFRVSNLRKKIPRFLYPGIFYAPMLIVLVTYLFQTNVINSQRFEQVGLFIYPEFNSSYLITITVGNVFHTLVFTLLVYTRKQLNDARRGIITLLIFAASLTLIWNILFGYFSFYGKIPPYAYMYGGLFWAAAITMSMRRFDFLASYQTRFATLYNLNPSAIVLLDRSGVIESANPAAYQLLEETELVGQSFLDYLPQNKRTDWLEHYTHHFDSSNQFIEYETKVATIQKQERYVVMDGDFVFIEQELHGMLLIRDIQASKEAEQAIRFFAYNDPLTKIPNRRSFYETAAAELAQHASCSIVVVDLDGFKAINDTFGHQIGDEYLIHIAQLLEEHVAEIGFAARVGGDEFFLLLYDLTPEQLHHFATSLLERFQVNPFTLAEELIDIRTSIGISFSPDHGINLDTLIHHADQAMYDVKNNGKNDYRIHDTMDKTLRQH from the coding sequence ATGACGACATTATTTTTGTTTACTGCAGTTTATCTACTCCCCACGTTCATCATGTTTTATATGTCCGTCGACATTTTCTTACGCAACCCGAAACGAGCGGAACACCGCCTGTTAAGTCTGTTCACATTTGCTTACGGGATGATGTTCTTAGGCGAATTTTTCCGAAATGCTTCGCCGATCGAAATGAGTCCAGCTTTCGTGACGTACTGGTTCGGGAATGCCGGATTACTTGTATTTAGTACGTCTCTTCACTTTATCTTTCGTGTCTCAAATCTTCGAAAAAAGATCCCCCGTTTTTTGTATCCTGGGATTTTTTATGCACCGATGCTCATCGTCCTCGTCACGTATCTCTTTCAAACGAACGTCATCAACAGCCAACGTTTTGAACAAGTCGGTCTGTTCATTTACCCAGAATTCAATTCATCTTATTTAATTACGATCACCGTCGGAAATGTTTTTCACACCTTGGTCTTCACGTTACTTGTTTATACACGCAAACAATTAAACGATGCGCGGCGAGGGATTATCACCTTATTGATTTTCGCTGCTTCGCTCACACTCATCTGGAATATTTTATTCGGCTACTTTTCGTTTTACGGCAAGATCCCACCGTATGCGTATATGTATGGCGGACTCTTTTGGGCGGCTGCCATCACGATGTCCATGCGTCGCTTTGACTTTTTGGCTTCTTATCAAACACGCTTCGCGACACTTTACAACTTGAACCCGTCAGCCATCGTTCTTCTAGACCGCAGTGGCGTCATCGAAAGTGCCAATCCGGCCGCCTATCAACTGCTCGAAGAAACGGAGCTCGTCGGACAATCGTTCCTTGATTACTTGCCGCAAAACAAGCGAACGGACTGGCTCGAACATTACACGCACCACTTTGACTCTTCTAACCAATTCATCGAATACGAAACGAAAGTCGCGACGATTCAAAAACAGGAACGGTATGTCGTCATGGATGGGGATTTCGTTTTCATCGAACAAGAACTGCATGGGATGTTGCTCATTCGTGACATTCAAGCTTCCAAAGAGGCGGAACAGGCGATTCGTTTCTTCGCCTATAATGACCCCTTGACGAAGATTCCAAACCGGCGCAGTTTTTACGAAACAGCTGCGGCGGAACTCGCGCAACACGCGAGTTGCTCGATTGTCGTCGTCGACCTCGACGGATTCAAAGCAATCAACGATACGTTTGGTCACCAAATCGGTGATGAATATTTAATCCACATCGCACAGTTGTTAGAAGAGCATGTCGCAGAAATCGGATTTGCAGCACGTGTCGGAGGCGATGAATTTTTCTTATTGCTCTATGACCTGACACCAGAACAGCTCCATCACTTCGCGACGTCCTTGCTCGAGCGGTTCCAAGTCAATCCTTTCACGCTAGCTGAAGAATTAATCGACATCCGAACGAGTATCGGGATCAGTTTTTCACCTGACCATGGGATCAACCTTGATACATTGATTCACCATGCGGACCAGGCGATGTATGACGTCAAAAACAACGGTAAAAATGATTACCGGATTCATGATACGATGGACAAAACATTGCGTCAGCATTAA
- a CDS encoding PTS lactose/cellobiose transporter subunit IIA codes for MVSETIDITPEDIFGLIALSGDAKASYHQAMLLMQEGKVAEANEAVKTGDATLKEAHGIQTKFVTLEAQGKTATVGVLMVHAQDHLMNTILVKEMLGYMMNMQNEINQLKGMDQK; via the coding sequence ATGGTTTCTGAAACGATTGACATTACACCGGAAGATATATTTGGTCTCATCGCCCTCTCGGGAGACGCGAAAGCCAGCTACCACCAGGCAATGCTCCTCATGCAAGAAGGGAAAGTCGCGGAAGCGAATGAAGCGGTCAAGACGGGGGATGCGACATTAAAAGAAGCACATGGCATCCAAACGAAATTCGTCACGCTTGAAGCGCAAGGGAAAACAGCTACAGTAGGTGTCTTGATGGTACATGCTCAAGACCATTTGATGAATACGATTCTTGTAAAAGAAATGCTCGGATACATGATGAACATGCAAAACGAAATCAACCAACTGAAGGGAATGGATCAAAAATGA
- a CDS encoding heme-degrading domain-containing protein, with product MNIETLLEQEQQLVLTRLTNQEAIAAGQYVIERALREELAVAVEIKRNGQRLYYAALEGTAPDQEEWIRRKSNVVTRHGHSSLYMRVYNELKQRSYHTMYAVAPADYADAGGSFPIRVAGVGIIGTLTVSGLSQEADHQLAVDALTFLKQRMK from the coding sequence ATGAACATCGAGACGTTACTCGAGCAAGAACAACAGCTCGTCTTGACGCGTTTGACGAATCAAGAGGCGATTGCTGCCGGACAATATGTCATTGAGCGGGCACTGCGCGAAGAGTTAGCAGTTGCCGTCGAAATCAAACGCAATGGACAACGGCTGTATTACGCGGCACTCGAAGGAACGGCTCCCGATCAAGAGGAGTGGATTCGACGGAAATCAAACGTCGTCACCCGTCACGGACATAGCTCGCTCTACATGCGTGTCTACAATGAGCTAAAGCAACGGTCCTACCATACGATGTACGCCGTTGCACCAGCTGATTATGCGGACGCGGGGGGATCGTTTCCGATTCGGGTCGCAGGCGTCGGAATCATCGGAACACTGACTGTGTCAGGGTTGTCACAAGAGGCCGATCATCAATTAGCGGTCGATGCGTTGACTTTCTTAAAACAACGAATGAAGTAA
- the rpoE gene encoding DNA-directed RNA polymerase subunit delta, with the protein MSLSRLSKEKITELSLIEFVNEMLQEAGEQPITFDDITKEIEKYHSFTGEEDKFEKLAQLYTDMNIDGNFVNVGANRWSLRAWYPFDKSDEDLVIEARQRGELDEFEEEFNYDAEEDEFETIEDDLDTFAKTADYDSADDTEDDSFKKVAAIDDLEDDLEEDDLEDFEDDEEEV; encoded by the coding sequence ATGAGCCTCAGCCGTTTGAGTAAAGAAAAAATTACTGAACTTTCACTGATTGAATTCGTCAATGAAATGCTTCAAGAAGCTGGCGAACAGCCAATCACTTTCGATGACATCACGAAAGAAATTGAAAAGTATCATTCGTTTACAGGTGAAGAAGACAAGTTCGAGAAACTTGCTCAACTCTATACAGACATGAACATCGACGGAAACTTCGTTAACGTCGGAGCAAACCGTTGGTCACTCCGTGCTTGGTATCCGTTTGATAAGTCAGACGAGGATCTCGTCATCGAAGCACGTCAACGTGGTGAACTCGATGAGTTCGAAGAAGAGTTCAACTATGACGCAGAAGAAGATGAATTCGAGACAATCGAAGATGACCTCGATACATTCGCGAAGACAGCGGACTATGATTCAGCTGACGACACGGAAGACGATTCTTTCAAGAAAGTTGCAGCAATCGACGATCTTGAAGATGATTTAGAAGAAGACGATCTCGAAGACTTCGAGGACGACGAAGAAGAAGTATAA
- a CDS encoding SDR family NAD(P)-dependent oxidoreductase, with protein sequence MKSMLITGASSGIGLATARRFAEAGWTVYAGVRERTETLEDFSSTHLRFITIDVTDTASLKAASHQIDQEVGHLDVLFCNAGQGLLRAIGQATSYEINQLFETNVFGVMRTIEQCLPLLKAAPHGSHLLATSSTSGLVGQPLNEIYCASKFAVEGLLESLATYYKPFFSIDVTLIEPGAVETNFTATVLDQLEQSGGLHEDDFKPIVENYLRLYRKHHATRQASNEIAELVYTLVHMKEPKPLRVRTTPVDEAFVAHKTSADPSGLIGITKTRQLTLNLE encoded by the coding sequence ATGAAATCCATGTTAATTACGGGTGCCTCGTCAGGAATCGGATTAGCGACAGCTCGTCGCTTTGCTGAAGCCGGATGGACGGTTTACGCGGGGGTACGCGAACGAACGGAAACACTTGAAGACTTTAGTTCTACTCACCTTCGCTTCATTACAATTGATGTCACGGATACGGCAAGTTTAAAAGCAGCTTCTCACCAAATCGACCAAGAGGTCGGCCATCTTGATGTCTTGTTTTGTAATGCCGGCCAAGGCTTACTGCGGGCAATCGGGCAGGCGACGAGTTATGAGATCAACCAACTGTTTGAGACAAACGTCTTTGGTGTGATGCGAACGATTGAACAGTGTCTGCCCCTGTTAAAAGCGGCACCGCACGGGAGTCACTTGCTCGCGACTTCAAGTACGAGCGGGCTCGTCGGACAACCACTCAATGAAATTTATTGTGCGAGCAAATTTGCCGTCGAAGGTTTACTTGAAAGCCTCGCGACCTATTACAAGCCGTTCTTTTCAATTGATGTGACCCTGATCGAGCCCGGTGCCGTCGAGACAAACTTCACGGCAACCGTTCTTGACCAGCTTGAACAGTCAGGTGGCTTGCATGAGGATGATTTCAAACCAATCGTCGAAAACTATTTACGTCTGTACCGGAAACACCATGCGACGCGTCAGGCATCAAACGAAATCGCTGAACTCGTCTATACGCTCGTCCACATGAAAGAACCGAAACCGTTGCGCGTCCGCACGACACCGGTCGACGAGGCTTTCGTCGCCCATAAGACGTCTGCCGATCCGTCTGGATTAATCGGTATCACGAAGACACGTCAATTGACATTAAATCTTGAATGA
- a CDS encoding glycoside hydrolase family 1 protein, which yields MKMPKNFLFGAASASYQVEGAWNEDGKGVSNWDVFSKIPGKTFENTNGDVAIDHYHRYKEDIGLMAEMGLESYRFSISWPRIFPNGTGEVNEKGLEFYNNVIDECLKHNIVPFVTLYHWDLPQVLEEQGGWRSQETVAAFVRFAETCFEAFGDRVHNWITFNETVIFCSLGYLSGAHPPGIEGDAKAYFQTTHNVFVAHARTIESFKQAGYEGEIGITHVFNPAFSIDNEADNKFAEMHANEFSTHWFYDPILKGTYPEYVVKQLDQQNLLPDWTEEELDLLKRTAPMNDFIGLNYYCPQRVMKNDTALVMAGGRENSTGRPGNPSFDGVYKTVLMDDKVYTKWGWEIAPDAFLEGMRMLKARYGDVKIYITENGLGDVDPIVGEEIKDTPRIEYIEGHLRAVKHAVQEGINVSGYYAWSVIDLLSWLNGYKKQYGFIYVDHANGLARKKKQSFHWYREIIATRAADL from the coding sequence GTGAAAATGCCTAAAAATTTCTTGTTTGGTGCTGCCTCTGCCTCTTATCAAGTCGAAGGTGCATGGAACGAGGACGGGAAGGGTGTCTCGAACTGGGATGTCTTCTCGAAAATTCCAGGAAAGACATTTGAAAATACAAACGGTGATGTCGCGATTGATCACTATCACCGTTACAAAGAAGATATCGGACTGATGGCTGAAATGGGACTCGAGTCGTATCGTTTCTCCATCTCTTGGCCACGCATCTTCCCGAATGGCACGGGGGAAGTGAATGAAAAGGGATTAGAGTTTTACAACAACGTCATCGACGAGTGCTTAAAACACAACATCGTACCATTCGTGACGCTGTACCACTGGGATCTTCCGCAAGTACTTGAAGAACAAGGCGGCTGGCGGAGTCAGGAGACGGTCGCTGCGTTCGTCCGTTTTGCCGAGACTTGTTTTGAGGCTTTTGGGGATCGCGTCCACAACTGGATCACCTTTAACGAGACGGTCATCTTTTGTTCGCTCGGCTACTTGTCAGGTGCACACCCACCAGGAATCGAAGGAGATGCAAAGGCGTATTTCCAAACGACGCATAACGTCTTCGTCGCACATGCGCGCACGATCGAAAGCTTTAAGCAGGCGGGTTATGAAGGTGAAATTGGCATCACACATGTGTTTAATCCAGCGTTCAGCATCGATAATGAGGCGGATAATAAGTTTGCTGAGATGCACGCGAATGAATTTTCGACACACTGGTTCTATGATCCAATTTTAAAAGGAACATATCCGGAATATGTCGTCAAACAGTTGGATCAACAAAATCTTCTTCCTGACTGGACGGAAGAGGAGCTCGACTTGCTCAAACGGACAGCTCCGATGAATGATTTCATTGGTCTTAATTATTATTGCCCGCAACGTGTCATGAAAAATGATACAGCACTCGTCATGGCAGGCGGACGTGAAAATTCGACAGGTCGCCCTGGGAATCCATCGTTCGATGGTGTTTACAAGACGGTCTTGATGGATGATAAAGTGTATACGAAGTGGGGCTGGGAAATTGCGCCGGATGCTTTCCTCGAAGGAATGCGGATGCTAAAAGCCCGTTATGGCGATGTCAAAATCTACATCACAGAGAACGGACTTGGTGACGTCGATCCAATCGTCGGCGAAGAAATCAAAGATACACCACGAATCGAATACATTGAAGGTCATTTACGTGCGGTGAAGCATGCCGTTCAAGAAGGAATCAACGTCTCGGGTTACTATGCGTGGTCGGTCATTGATCTTCTGAGCTGGCTGAACGGCTATAAAAAACAGTACGGCTTCATCTATGTCGATCATGCAAATGGTCTTGCTCGTAAAAAGAAACAGTCGTTCCATTGGTATCGAGAAATCATCGCCACGCGCGCTGCAGACCTATAA
- a CDS encoding PTS sugar transporter subunit IIB — protein sequence MMKIGLFCAAGMSTSMLVEKMKAVATERGLETEIAAYPESEMETYVDTIDVALLGPQVKYLLAKGKQICEPKGVPIDVINTVDYGMMNGTKVLDHAIKLANK from the coding sequence ATGATGAAAATCGGACTTTTCTGTGCGGCAGGTATGTCAACAAGTATGTTAGTGGAAAAAATGAAAGCGGTTGCTACTGAACGTGGTCTTGAAACGGAAATCGCAGCGTACCCGGAATCGGAAATGGAAACGTATGTGGATACAATCGATGTCGCGCTCCTTGGACCACAAGTCAAATATTTACTTGCGAAAGGTAAACAAATCTGTGAACCAAAAGGTGTTCCGATTGATGTCATCAATACGGTTGACTACGGCATGATGAACGGAACAAAAGTACTGGACCATGCGATCAAACTCGCAAATAAATAA
- a CDS encoding oxidoreductase: MTPIQTTIVGFGFSAVTFHAPLLEALPEFHVRQVVSRDAEKVHRVFPEARVVATLDEALRDEATELVVITTPTGLHFEMAKQAIEANKHVLLEKPAVVTIEEGEALLALAEQHRVHVAVYHNRRYDGDFLTVEQLIEANEIGDWQLLESRFDRYRPVVRDRWREKQGAGSGILFDLGSHLIDQALALFGEPDELTGDVLMQREGAETDDGFHITLHYGKRRVILRSTSFVQGPTPRFELHGTRGSYVKYGMDPQEARLASGRKADGTLGEDDPEDFGHLQLADEAAERLETLSGNYLGYYRDLADGLATGRLPVDLHDALKTMKLIEAVRKSSEDGRTIRRKEWDV, from the coding sequence ATGACACCCATCCAAACCACGATTGTCGGATTCGGCTTTTCAGCCGTGACGTTCCATGCCCCACTACTCGAGGCGTTACCCGAATTCCATGTCCGACAAGTCGTCTCACGGGACGCGGAAAAAGTCCACCGGGTATTCCCGGAAGCGCGTGTCGTTGCGACGCTCGACGAAGCCTTGCGCGACGAAGCAACAGAGCTCGTCGTCATCACGACACCGACAGGTCTGCATTTCGAGATGGCGAAACAAGCAATCGAAGCAAACAAACATGTCTTACTCGAAAAACCGGCCGTCGTTACGATTGAGGAAGGGGAGGCGCTACTGGCACTTGCCGAACAACATCGGGTGCATGTCGCCGTGTATCACAACCGTCGTTATGACGGTGACTTCCTGACGGTCGAGCAATTGATAGAAGCCAATGAAATCGGTGATTGGCAACTGCTCGAGTCACGTTTTGATCGTTATCGCCCGGTCGTCCGTGACCGCTGGCGGGAGAAGCAGGGAGCGGGTTCCGGCATCTTGTTTGATCTCGGTTCCCATTTGATTGATCAAGCGCTTGCCTTGTTCGGTGAACCGGACGAATTGACGGGTGACGTCTTGATGCAACGTGAGGGGGCAGAGACGGATGACGGCTTCCATATCACGCTGCACTATGGCAAACGCCGGGTGATTCTTCGCTCGACATCATTCGTCCAGGGGCCGACACCACGTTTTGAGTTGCACGGTACGCGGGGAAGCTATGTGAAATACGGTATGGACCCGCAAGAAGCGCGACTTGCTTCAGGGCGGAAAGCGGACGGGACGTTAGGTGAGGACGACCCGGAGGACTTTGGTCATCTGCAGCTGGCAGACGAGGCAGCAGAACGGCTGGAAACGCTGTCCGGGAATTACCTCGGCTATTACCGCGACTTAGCGGACGGGTTAGCGACAGGACGACTGCCGGTCGACTTGCATGATGCTTTGAAGACAATGAAGCTGATTGAAGCCGTCCGCAAGAGTAGCGAAGACGGACGGACGATTCGTCGGAAGGAGTGGGACGTATGA